Within Xanthomonas oryzae pv. oryzae, the genomic segment CCTGGAGCAGATGTCTACAGTGATGGACTCGGTGCGTTTCGAGCACTGGAAGCCGAGCACGCGCACACGGTGATCGAAGGCAGCGGTCGAAGTCGCTGCGAGGCAGAGAACGCACGCTGGGTCAACGTGGTGTTGTCCAACCTAAAGCGTTCGCTGGACGGTGCCTATCACGCCTTCAAATTCGCCAAATACGCCCAGCGCTCCCTGGCAGAGACAATGTGGCGGTTCAACCGCCGTTTCGATCTGACTCGGCTGGTGCCCAGCTTGCTGGCCGCCGCAGCCGCCAGCAAGCCGTGGTCCGAGCGGGCCCTGCGTGATGTCACCATGTTCACCGCTGAAAGTGCGTGCTAATCAGGAGGCGTTTTGGGTGCGGTTGTTGTTTGGAGGCACTGCCGTGGGGAGGACGATACGTGTAAAGCCCTCGCGCCCGTGTGCGCTCCTACGGGAGTGCGCGTGGTGGTTAGCGATGGAAGGCCAGTGTTGCGATGACGCCGTGCTGCTGGCCTGGGCGTACGCTCACCCGCCATCCATACAGATCGCACAGCCGGCTGACGATCGACAGGCCGATGCCGCCGCCTTGCGAGTGGCCTGCGTGGGTGCCGCGGTAGCCGCGCTGGAACAGTTTGGCCGCGTCCTCTTCGCTCAGGCCGGGGCCGGAGTCGATGACGTCCACACAGTCGCCGCGCACGCGCACGCGCACCTGGCCGTCCTGGGTGTACTTGACCGCATTGCCGATCAGGTTGCCTAGCGCCACCGACAAGGCGGACTCGGGCGCGTCGATGACCAGGTCGCGCTCGCCTTCCAGCAGCAGCTCCAACGGTTTGCCACCGAGCTGTGCGCGGTGCGAGTCGATGAGTTGCTCAGCCACCTTGGCCACATTGCTGCTGCCTTGTCCGCGTTCATTGCGCGAAAGCAGCAGCAACGAGCCGATCAAATCGCTGCATTGCTGTTCGGCGCGCTGGATGCGCTGCAGGCGTTGCAGTACTTTTTCATCCAGGTTGGGCCGGGTGAGCAGCAATTCGGTGGCGCCGCGAATCACCGCCAGCGGGGTGCGCAGTTCGTGGCTGACGTCGGCGTTGAATTCGCGGTCGCGCTGCACCACTTCGGTGAGGCGGGCCGAGTAATCGTCCAGGGCTTCGGCAAGCTGGCCGACTTCGTCGTCGGGGAAGTGCGCGGCCAGCGGCTTGGGTTCGCTGGTGCCGCCGCGATAGGCGCGCAGGCGTGCCGCCAGGTCCGACACCGGGCGCATGACCTTGGAGGCGGACCACCAGCCGATCAGCAACGAAAAAAAACCAAACAGCAGAACTGAAACGTACAACCAAGCCCTCAACCGATCCTGAGCAATACTTGCTCGCGTCGTATCGTAGGCAAGGAAAAACCAGGCATCGGGCGTCTTTCGCACTGCAACCTGGTACACCAGCGGATGATTGAATTCATCTGTTCCGCTATAGCCCTGGATACCTTCCTGCATTTTCACCCACCCCGGAAAATCTCTCGCAAGCCGCGCCATCGCTTCCGGATCGTTCGGATTGACCGCACGCGCGTACATCTGTTCGACTTGTAGCGTGGGCTTCGCATCCCGATTCGCCGCATATGACCGCGCCATCACTTCGATGTTGCGATTCATCACGTCCTCGATCATCTTGGTCTCGATGTAACGATTAGCCCAGACTGTTACAAGCGCAAACAGAATCGTTAGCCCGGTACCGAACAACAAGAACGATAGGATGATGCGGGTGCGTAAACGCCGCCGGCTACGAACTTTCGTTATTTGCCCCACTAATTCGGACCCCGTAACAAGACCGACATACAAATGCCAATATTTCAGAAAACCGCAAGAATCAGCAAGTTACACTCCGTAAAACGATAGCGGCCCATTTGGGCCGCTATCGTAAACTGAACGACAATCAGAATGGGTTAGAACACGAAGGAACTGAATGGCAATTAGTATCAAAAGACCATGTACCGAGCCAACCCAAATCATAACTAGCTGAAGTACAAACGGTGCATGACGCTTCGGCGGTAGATGCATAACCAGCTCCGAGCGCCAGCCCAAGCAACATCAATATCGCATCATCGCTTGTTATCCTTTAGGGAAGGTCTGAACAACCCATCAAACCTCTAAAATTCCAGCTTCTTGCATTTCAATGACTGGAAAAATGCTGAGTCGGGTGCGATTTTTGCAACGTTCTGGCGGTTTTGGCTGCCGCCAGGCAGCATTATCCCCTGGCCGGCAGCAAGTGCCGGCGCACCATCCACAGATTCGACAGCGCAAATAACGTCTGCACCTGTGCGGTGTTCTTGGCCAGGCCGCGATAGCGCACCTTGGTGTAGCCGAACTGCCGCTTGATCACCCGGAATGGGTGCTCCACCTTCGCGCGCACGCTTGCCTTGAAGTGTTCCCAACGTTCTGCCCAAGCACGCGCGCGCTTGTTGCCAATGGCTTGAATCGTGGAGCGCTTGGCGGCAATGAAAAATGCAGCCTCGCAGCTCTGCAACTCGTCGCGTTTTTCCGCACCGGTGTAGCCGCTGTCGCCGAACACGCTGTCTTCCTTGCCGTGCAGCAATGCGTGCGTCACCGTGATATCGGCCACGTTGGCTGCGGTGCACTGCACGTGGTGTACCAGCCCGGAAAATTCATCCACCCCAATGTGCGCCTTCATCCCGAAATACCACTGGTTGCCCTTCTTGGTCTGATGCATCTCAGGGTCGCGCGCACGATCGGCATTCTTGGTCGAACTGGGCGCAGCGATCAGCGTCGCATCGACGATCGTGCCCGACCGCAGGCTCTGCCCCTTGCGCGACAAATGGGCGTTGACCGCTTCCAGCATCCGAGCGGCAATGCCGTGGGTTTCCAGCAAACGGCGAAAGTTGAGAATCGTGGTCTCGTCTGGAACGTTATCCAAGCCGCCGAGCTGGGCAAAACGCCGCAGGGTCGGGATCTCGTGCAATGCCTCTTCCATCGCCGGATCGCTCAACGCATACCACTGCTGCAACAGATGAATCCGCAACATCGTCGCCAGCGCGTACGGCTGCCGACCCGGTCGTCCTGACACCGGATAGTGCGGCTCGATCAGGGCAAGCAGTCGCTTCCACGGCACGATGCGCTCCATCTCCGCAAGGAAGATCTCGCGCCGGGTCTGCTTGCGCTTGCCCAGGCCCTCGGCGTCACCGAACGTCAGTTGCATGGATGCCTCCTCATTCCGAACAAATAGTGTCTCGCATTTGTGGTGCGTTGTTCAGAGGTTCCTTAGCTATCTAAACATGTTGGCTAGCAACCATCTACAGATACGAAATTTTTTTACCCATTAAGAACCATACACCATCTGATGGGAAGGAGGCAATCCTCAGGAAAATGTGGACTGCGCAACCAGGCAACACGCGTTTCCGGAGCGACAACAGTCAGGCATCGGGCGAGGCGATGCGGTAGCCGATGCCATGCCGGGTCTGGATCATTGCCACGTCGAAGGGCTTGTCGACCACGGCGCGCAGCCCGTGGATATGCACGCGCAGCGAGTCCGAATCCGGCAATTCTTCGCCCCAGACGCGGGTTTCCAGCTCCTGGCGCGTGACCACGGCCGGGGAGGCTTCCATCAGCGCCTGCAGGATCTTCAGTGCGGTGGGGTTGAGCTGCAGCAGCTTGCCGCGGCGGCGCACTTCCAGCGTATCCAGGTTGTATTCCAGATCGCCGGTTTCCAGCACGCGGGTGTGCACGCCCTTACCACGACGCGACAGTGCGTTGAGGCGCACTTCCACTTCCTGTAGCGCGAACGGCTTGATCAGATAGTCGTCGGCACCGGAGTCGAAGCCGGCCAGCTTGTTGTCCAGCGAGTCGCGCGCGGTCAGCATCAGCACCGGGGTCTGCTTGCGTGCTTCGTTGCGCAGCTTGCGGCAGACCTCGATGCCGTCCATACCGGGCAGGTTGAGATCGAGCACGATGGCGTCGAACTCGTGGACCACCGCCAAATGCAGGCCGGTGACGCCATCGGCGGCGAAATCCACCGTGTGGCCACGGTCTTCAAGATAGTCGCCCAGATTGGCGGCGATATCGCTGTTGTCTTCAATTACTAGAATTCGCACTGGAACCTCATTGGTTAAGCTGTTTTTAGCGCTGGCGCCGAGAAATTTCGTTTCAACCCACAATGGTCTGATGGCGCCGCTAGGCAGCCGTCATGTCCTGCTTCGTCGTCATCTGCAAACCGAGTGCACGCCTGCCCCGGCTAATCAGCCGGCTATCTTCGCGTGCCTTGGTCATAATTCGGGTGACGAGCTCCTGATCGTTGCGGACGACTGCCAGTTGTTCTGGCGGCAGTGCGTGGATATCTGGCCACGTCTCGAATACTGCTTCGATTCGATCAAGCGCCGCGCTCACCTTACCGCGCGCATCCTGACTGATCTCGGAGTACTTCTCGCCCTTTGCAAGATCTGTACGGACCTGCCTTGCCTGTGGCTTGAACGGTTTGCCCATATCGAGCAAGACCGCCATGGCGTGACGACTCACTAGCCCCATGGCATGCAGCAGCACTGCAACACCCCACCGCTTTGCCATGCGACGCCTCCTTGTGTGCCCGACCGATTTAACATTGGCGAATGTAGACGCGAACCTCAACAGCGGCAAGCCGTCCATAAAAAGGCCCAAGTGCGACATCGCACTTGGGCCAAAAGTTCATCCCGATCACCGTCACTGCCGAGAGCGGAGCTACGGTCGGAAGAGGCTAGCGGGGCGACAATTAGATTTTCGTTAATTTTTTGGTAAAACTGTTTAGTCAGCCGATCGTCGGACGGACTGCTCCAGGTGCTGGACGATTGCACCGGCCACGTCCACGCCGCACACGCCCTCCACGCCTTCCAGGCCGGGGGTGGAGTTGACCTCCAACACCAGCGGGCCGCGTTTGGAACGGATCAGGTCCACCCCCGCCACCGCCAAGCCCAGTGCGCGTGCCGAGCGCACCGCGACCTCTCGCTCCAGTTCGGTGGCATCGGCCACGACCGCCGTGCCGCCCAGATGCAGATTGGAACGGAAATCGCCTTCGGCCGCCTGACGGCGCATCGCCGCGACCACGCGGTCGCCAACCACGAAGCAGCGCAGGTCGGCGCCCTCGGCTTCGCCGATGAATTCCTGCACGATGAAATTGGCGTACAACCCGCGCAGCGCTTCGACCACGCTGCGTGAGGCGCTGGCCTTTTCGGTCAGGATCACCCCGGCACCTTGCGCACCTTCGTTCAACTTCACCACATGCGGCGGCGGGCCGAGCATGGAAAGCAGGTCCTGGGTGTCGTCGGGGTTATCGCCAAACACGGTGACCGGCATGTCGATGCCCTGCGCGGCCAGCAACTGATGCGCGCGCAATTTGTCGCGCGCGCGCAGGATGGCGTCCGAGGGATTAGGCGTGTAGGTGCCCATGAATTCGAGCTGGCGCAACACGGCGGTGCCGTAGCGGGTGACCGAGGCACCGATACGCGGAATCACCGCGTCGAAGCCGGTGATCGGCTTGCCCTTGTAGTGCAGGCTGAAGCCGTCGGCGGCGATGCGCATGTAGCAACGTAATGGGTCGAGGATGCGCACCGTGTGGCCACGCTTGCGCCCGGCTTCGATGAGACGCCGGGTCGAATAGAGCTTGCTGTTGCGGGAAAGGATGGCGATTTTCATCGCGGCAGGCACACGGCGCGGTTTGGACATGGGCAGAGTCTGATGACGAAGTGACCCAAGCCCGCGCAGTGCCCCATTACGTGTGCACGGCAGCCTCGCCTTGCACACCGCATCGGCCGACCGCAACGGATCCCGAGAACGGAAGAACGACGGTACCGCGACAAGCCCAGACACGCAGTCGCTGCACGAACTCGGCCGGATTGATGCTAGCAGGGCGCCTACGCGACGCTCAAGCAGCGCATGCGCGCATGTGCGTAAAGCGCGACATGCGCACGCCCACGATCGCAGCCCGTCGGGTCGCCCAGTGGCATGAAGCTAGGGATGGTCTGATCAACGCGGCCGGAAAATGAAGCAAGCCACATCTGCGGCGCTGAGGGCGCTCAAACCCCTGATTTTTTGCCGTTTTCGGCGCGTTTTCGGTGTATTTCCCGGGTTACAGGCACACCTTCCCCGCAGCGGGCATTAACTCTTTGCGCTTCAGCCACAGATTCGACAGCGCAAACAGCGTCAGCATCTGCGCGGTGTTCTTGACCAGGCCGCGATAGCGCACCTTGACGTAACCAAACTGACGCTTGATCACCCGGAACGGGTGTTCCACCTTCGCCCGCAGGCTGGCCTTGGTGTGCTCCCAGCGCTTGGCCAACTTCAGTTCGCGTTTGTTCTTGATCTGCTTCAGCTTCGAGGGTTTCTCGGCGATCAGGTAGCGCAGCGTGCGCTTGCGCTTCATCTCCTCGCGCTTCTCAAGCCCGGTGTAGCCGCTGTCCCCGCACACCGTATCCTCCTTGCCGTGCAGCAGCTTGTGCGCTTGCGTGATATCGGCCACGTTGGCCGCCGTGCATTCGACGTGGTGCACCAGCCCGGAGTCATCGTCCACCCCGATGTGCGCCTTCATCCCGAAGTCATATTGATTCCCCTTCTTGGTCTGGTGCATGTCCGGATCGCGCTCGCCCTGCTTGTTCTTGGTCGAACTGGGCGCCGCAATGATCGTGGCATCCACGATCGTCCCGCCCCGCAGACTCTGCCCTTTACGCGACAGGTGCGCGTTGACCCTGAACAGCTTGCGCGCCAGATCATGCCGCTCCAGCAGATGCCGGAAGTGGAGAATCGTCGTTTCATCCGGCACCTCGTCCAGCCCGCCGATCTTCGCGAAGCGGCGCATCGACACCGTGTCGTACAGCGCTTCTTCCGCCGAGGGATCGCTCAGCGCATACCACTGCTGCAAAAAGTGGATGCGCAGCATCGTTTCCAGCCGATACGGCTGTCGCCCCGGCTGCCCCGACTTTGGATAGTGCGGCTCGATCAGCGCCAGCAGGCCCTTCCACGGCACGACCTGGTCCATCTCGGCCAAGAACACCTCACGCCGCGTCCGCTTGCGCTTGCCGTTGTACTCCGCGTCGCCGAAGGTCAGTTGCATCGTCGTCGTCCCGTTGCGTCTGTGCGATTGTCGCTGGATCGGGGGGGGGCAGAGTTTCCCTAAACGATGCCAACACGTTGCCGCTATCGCTACATCGCTCAACAGACTTGTCGGCAGCTCTGATCCACAGGGCTGCGGGATCATCGGCGACGTGGCCCTGCTGCACGCTCAATCAACGACTCTGGTGTGGCTGACCCGATGCAGCTGCACCGGACGCAGCGGTTTCCGTCTGCGGTGCAGCGTGGTCTTTGCGCTCCCCACGCACCGCGCTGCCCGAAGTGGTGTCGATCAGGATCACCGGCACCTGCGAGCGACGGCGCTGTTCCATGCGATGCGGCAGCGGGCCGAGTGCGTCGCGCAATGCGCGCAATGCAGGATCGACGCCGCGTAACGGATACCACAGGCCGATCAGGCTGAAATGGCGGCTGTAGCGCAAGGTCTGGGTACTGCCCACCCACAGCGGTTGTGCATCCGGCTGCAGGCGTGCGGCTGCCGGCCACAAACGCAGCACATGCACATGGCCGGGCGCAACGTGGCGCACCATCAACAGCGCTTCGACCTGGGTATCCAGCGTGGCCGGCAGAATCGGCACGTCGTCCGGGCGGCCGCTGACATCGAGCAAATGCAGCGCCTGTTCCCATCCGGCCTGCGGCTGGACCCGCCAACCGCGCGCTTCGAGCTGCTGCTGCAAAAGGGCAAGCGGACCGGCCAACTGCACGTCCAGCGGCCACCGCTGATCGTCGTCGAATTCGTTGCGCCGCGCCGGCAGCAGGCGCCATTGGCCTTCCCACCACTCGTTTGCGGGCAATTCCATCAATAGCGACGGCGGCGGTTCGAACTTGGCCAGCTTGGTGTCGAGATTGCGTGGCGCAAAGAAGATCGCGCAACCCACGAACACGCCATAGAAAATCCACGACACCGGTTTGACCCAGAACGCACGCGTGGCGCGGCGGCGATAGGCAATGCCCAGCACCAGCAGCCAGAAGATGCCGAACAACATGCCGCCGACGACGTCGCTGAGCCAATGCGCGCGCAGATACAGGCGTGCGAAACCGATCAGCGACACGATGGCGCCGCTGACCAGGTATGGCCACACGCGGCGGCGGCCGGGCAGTTCGCGCGCGATCAGCAGCGCGAAAAAGCCGAAGCCAATCGTGGCCATGGTGACCGCGACCGATGGAAAGCCGAAGCCGCTGCTGGCCGCGGGCGGGCGCACCACCTGCACCGTGGCGCCAAGCAATTGGGTCAGCGCAAGGCCGAATGCCAGCGCGATGACCCAATGGGCCACGGCCATCCAGCGACGGCGCCAGGCCAGATAGCCCATCGCGGCGGCAATGGCCGGCAACAGCACTTGCCAGTCGCCCAGCGAGGCCAGTGCGACCATCGGGTAGTCGGCCAGCGGGGTGCGCAGTGCCAGCATGAGGTCGTGTATTGCCAAGTCCACGCGCAGCGGCTCGCCATGCGCCAGCACCACCATCAGCAGCACGAACCAGCCCCAGCCGAGCAGCAACAGCATCAAGGCCATCATCGCCAGCGGCACCGATTCGCGACGGCGCGGATTGAACACACCGACCGACCAATTGCCCAATACCGGATGCCGATGCGACCACTCCAGCAGGCGTGCCAACAAGGCATCGAGGTGGCCAGCGGACCAGCGATACGAATACAGCACCACCGCCCAGGCCAGCCCGATCACGGCCGCCAGCAATGCGACCACCACGAATAGCCGCCCGGC encodes:
- a CDS encoding response regulator transcription factor codes for the protein MRILVIEDNSDIAANLGDYLEDRGHTVDFAADGVTGLHLAVVHEFDAIVLDLNLPGMDGIEVCRKLRNEARKQTPVLMLTARDSLDNKLAGFDSGADDYLIKPFALQEVEVRLNALSRRGKGVHTRVLETGDLEYNLDTLEVRRRGKLLQLNPTALKILQALMEASPAVVTRQELETRVWGEELPDSDSLRVHIHGLRAVVDKPFDVAMIQTRHGIGYRIASPDA
- a CDS encoding bifunctional DedA family/phosphatase PAP2 family protein, translated to MNAWIDATLEWIEHHPVLAGVVIVAIAFCDAVIVLGAIVPALPLLFAIGVLIGLGQINGPYAVACAALGAFVGDTLSFWVGHRWGHQLHTYWPFRRYPQLLERGELLFRRNAFKSILIARYVGAVRPFVPAIAGMSRMPFKRYLVASGLACVSWALLFLMPGWVLGTAYDAVAAVAGRLFVVVALLAAVIGLAWAVVLYSYRWSAGHLDALLARLLEWSHRHPVLGNWSVGVFNPRRRESVPLAMMALMLLLLGWGWFVLLMVVLAHGEPLRVDLAIHDLMLALRTPLADYPMVALASLGDWQVLLPAIAAAMGYLAWRRRWMAVAHWVIALAFGLALTQLLGATVQVVRPPAASSGFGFPSVAVTMATIGFGFFALLIARELPGRRRVWPYLVSGAIVSLIGFARLYLRAHWLSDVVGGMLFGIFWLLVLGIAYRRRATRAFWVKPVSWIFYGVFVGCAIFFAPRNLDTKLAKFEPPPSLLMELPANEWWEGQWRLLPARRNEFDDDQRWPLDVQLAGPLALLQQQLEARGWRVQPQAGWEQALHLLDVSGRPDDVPILPATLDTQVEALLMVRHVAPGHVHVLRLWPAAARLQPDAQPLWVGSTQTLRYSRHFSLIGLWYPLRGVDPALRALRDALGPLPHRMEQRRRSQVPVILIDTTSGSAVRGERKDHAAPQTETAASGAAASGQPHQSR
- a CDS encoding IS5-like element ISXo1 family transposase, producing the protein MQLTFGDAEGLGKRKQTRREIFLAEMERIVPWKRLLALIEPHYPVSGRPGRQPYALATMLRIHLLQQWYALSDPAMEEALHEIPTLRRFAQLGGLDNVPDETTILNFRRLLETHGIAARMLEAVNAHLSRKGQSLRSGTIVDATLIAAPSSTKNADRARDPEMHQTKKGNQWYFGMKAHIGVDEFSGLVHHVQCTAANVADITVTHALLHGKEDSVFGDSGYTGAEKRDELQSCEAAFFIAAKRSTIQAIGNKRARAWAERWEHFKASVRAKVEHPFRVIKRQFGYTKVRYRGLAKNTAQVQTLFALSNLWMVRRHLLPARG
- the rimK gene encoding 30S ribosomal protein S6--L-glutamate ligase; its protein translation is MSKPRRVPAAMKIAILSRNSKLYSTRRLIEAGRKRGHTVRILDPLRCYMRIAADGFSLHYKGKPITGFDAVIPRIGASVTRYGTAVLRQLEFMGTYTPNPSDAILRARDKLRAHQLLAAQGIDMPVTVFGDNPDDTQDLLSMLGPPPHVVKLNEGAQGAGVILTEKASASRSVVEALRGLYANFIVQEFIGEAEGADLRCFVVGDRVVAAMRRQAAEGDFRSNLHLGGTAVVADATELEREVAVRSARALGLAVAGVDLIRSKRGPLVLEVNSTPGLEGVEGVCGVDVAGAIVQHLEQSVRRSAD
- a CDS encoding sensor histidine kinase, with translation MGQITKVRSRRRLRTRIILSFLLFGTGLTILFALVTVWANRYIETKMIEDVMNRNIEVMARSYAANRDAKPTLQVEQMYARAVNPNDPEAMARLARDFPGWVKMQEGIQGYSGTDEFNHPLVYQVAVRKTPDAWFFLAYDTTRASIAQDRLRAWLYVSVLLFGFFSLLIGWWSASKVMRPVSDLAARLRAYRGGTSEPKPLAAHFPDDEVGQLAEALDDYSARLTEVVQRDREFNADVSHELRTPLAVIRGATELLLTRPNLDEKVLQRLQRIQRAEQQCSDLIGSLLLLSRNERGQGSSNVAKVAEQLIDSHRAQLGGKPLELLLEGERDLVIDAPESALSVALGNLIGNAVKYTQDGQVRVRVRGDCVDVIDSGPGLSEEDAAKLFQRGYRGTHAGHSQGGGIGLSIVSRLCDLYGWRVSVRPGQQHGVIATLAFHR
- a CDS encoding IS5 family transposase, whose product is MQLTFGDAEYNGKRKRTRREVFLAEMDQVVPWKGLLALIEPHYPKSGQPGRQPYRLETMLRIHFLQQWYALSDPSAEEALYDTVSMRRFAKIGGLDEVPDETTILHFRHLLERHDLARKLFRVNAHLSRKGQSLRGGTIVDATIIAAPSSTKNKQGERDPDMHQTKKGNQYDFGMKAHIGVDDDSGLVHHVECTAANVADITQAHKLLHGKEDTVCGDSGYTGLEKREEMKRKRTLRYLIAEKPSKLKQIKNKRELKLAKRWEHTKASLRAKVEHPFRVIKRQFGYVKVRYRGLVKNTAQMLTLFALSNLWLKRKELMPAAGKVCL